From the genome of Acidobacteriota bacterium:
CGCGAGCGCCAGCGCGTAAAGGCCGGGAGCGCGTCCGTAGTCGTAACCGGGATCGGCCTTGAGCACTTGCTCGAGGTCGCGGACAGCGGCGGGATAGTCGCCGAGGTCGAGCGCGCACAGTGCGCGGCCGTAAAAGGGATGCGCCAGCGTCGTTCGCGGCGTGATGGCCTGGTCGTAGGCGGCGCGGGCCTGCGCGAATTCGCCATCGTCGCGCAGCAGGTCGCCAAGCTCTTCGTAGTTCCCGGGGGCGGGATTATCCAGGATGATGGTGCGCAACTGGCTGATGCGCTTGCGCCGTCCGAAGATCTTGAAGGTCGGGGTGACGAGGTAGAGATCCGGCAGCGCCTCAGCCACCAGATAGACGAGCGCTCCCAGACCGCCGCCGATGAGGATGATCCACAGCCAGAAGGTGTCTGGCCGGCGCCGCAGCCAATGGAACACGGCGAGCGCTTGCAGGATGATGCCGTAGCCGAAAAAGTATCCGAACATGTCGATGCCGGTAGGTGCGCGCAATATATATCACGCGTGCCGGCCATGCCCTGCGACAGACGTTAGAATCCGGAAGTGAAGCATTCCATCCGGCTCCTCGCCGTCGATATCGACGGCACGCTGCTCGATCCGAACTTCCAGATCTCCGCCGCGAACCTGGCCGCGCTGCGCCGCGCCCACGCGGCGGGCGTCGAGATCGTGCTCGGCACCGGACGCCGCCACGCCTTCGCCATGCCCATCGCCGAGCAGCTCGGCTTCGATCTGTGGCTCATCAGCTCGAATGGCGCGGTGACGAAGTCGAGTCTGGGTGAGCCCTTCCATCGCGACCTGCTGCCGGTCGCCACGGCGCGCCGCCTCGTCGCCCAGATGGACAACTTCCGCGGCAACCTCGTCGTCACCTTCGACAAAGAGGAAAAAGGCGCGCTCGTGCTCGAGCGCATGGACCAGCTCACGCACAGCATCCAGCGCTGGCTCGAGAAGAACGAGCAGTTCCTCGAGTTCGTCATCCCGGTGGAACGCGCGCTCGTCAGTGACCCCATCCAGGTGATGTTCTGCGGCACGGTGGCGCGCATGCGCGAAGCGCTCGACCAGCTCGCCGAGAGCGAGGTCGCGCGCGACATCACCGTGTTGCGCACGCAGTATGACCATCGCGACCTGTGCATCGTCGACGTGCTGAATCAGGGCTGCTCCAAGGGACACGCGCTCGAGCGTTGGGCCGCACACCGCAGCTACCAGCGCGAGCAGGTCATGGCCATCGGCGACAACTACAACGATTTGGAGATGCTGGAGTTTGCCGGACTGCCCGTGGTGATGGGCAATGCCTCCAATGAGATGAAGCGGAATGGCTGGCCGGTGACTCTGCC
Proteins encoded in this window:
- a CDS encoding Cof-type HAD-IIB family hydrolase → MKHSIRLLAVDIDGTLLDPNFQISAANLAALRRAHAAGVEIVLGTGRRHAFAMPIAEQLGFDLWLISSNGAVTKSSLGEPFHRDLLPVATARRLVAQMDNFRGNLVVTFDKEEKGALVLERMDQLTHSIQRWLEKNEQFLEFVIPVERALVSDPIQVMFCGTVARMREALDQLAESEVARDITVLRTQYDHRDLCIVDVLNQGCSKGHALERWAAHRSYQREQVMAIGDNYNDLEMLEFAGLPVVMGNASNEMKRNGWPVTLPNDQSGVAAAIDEFVVL